CCGTTTCCAATCCCAGTGAGTACAAAACCTttccctctgaccttttcttgggcacccgtttggccatctacccgggaccgccgcgtggtggccaacggaggcgcccaagtaaaggtcaaattttgccccctcgttgtttttcccctgttcacaagtcacttaatttttcacctgttcccacacattgttccacggctccaattaagtcacgtccagtcaaacctgcccccaagccaccatgttcagtaccagccatttttcctagttcaccttcccgagaccttgtgcactcttccactcccgtaccctctactcccaaacctcaatggcggcaggctgaggaagcgactgcaggccccgttcctgctcctctgcagctgcgccaggctcccgttcctggtcctcggcagctgcgccaggctcccgttcctgctcctcggcagctacGCCAGGCTCcggttcctgctcctcggcagctgcgtcAGGCTCCgtttcctgctcctcggcagctgcgccagggtCCCGGTCCGGCGGCGCTCGTTCAGCGGCCGCCACcagtccccgctccggcggcgctcgtccagcggccgccacccgtccttgctccggcggcgctcgtccagcggccgccacccgtccttgctccggcggcgctcgtccagcggccgccacccgtccttgctccggcggcgctcgtccagcggccgccacccgtccttgctccggcggcgctcgtccagcggccgccacccgtccccgctccggcggcgctcgtccagcggccgccacccgtccttgctccggcggcgttcgtccagcggccgccacccgtccttgctccggcggcgttcgtccagcggccgccacccaaccctattgcctggcccctgcattaccattggcttcgacaccgtggccgtccgcctgaatggccctgtcaagaccctggtgcttggcgtcctggacgacctcctgaaccgctcagccaagcacctcacctcaggtggcctggatggccaccagactgacctgaggggtggactctctccgaggttaaatgcaaggtgtaattagggtgaacgaggcacaggtggtgaagatgctctcaggagcaggtgtgtatgaaacaggggggagacaaaaaccggaacacacacccatgacacacagtggtaaacatgactctgtcccagcttttttggaacgcgttgcagccataaaattccaagttcatgattatttgctaaaaacaataaagtttatcagtttgaacattaaatatcttgtctttgtagtgtattcaataaaatataggtcgaacatgatttgcaaatcattgtattgtgtttttatttatgtttaacacaacgtcccaacttcattggaattggggttgtactttgctTTCAGGAATTATCATGTGAAAGTATAAATACATAACGCAAAGCTTGTTTGTGTTGGCCTGCTGTTCTTTTTCTGCGTCCAAATAATGACGTGTACGTTAATATTGTTTACTGGTTGTCCTCATTAGATGAGCTGGAATCTATCCCAGTTGATGAGtagcggggtacactctggactgacCTATTCATTTACAAGcttaaattacaatttttgttcaatgaaattgtattcaattattcccaacagtctattgtgttaatttcatagcatttctcttggctgcacagCTTCCAGTACATGTATGTggaagttagattttttttttttttttgtccaattataTTTCAgccgctccagcacgcccgcaactgtagtgaggaaaagcgggaCAGAAATgcatggttggatggatatttcaGTCTCTGTGTGTTGCAATGTCAATCTCACCTGCCCAGGAgtttcagaatcagtagtgctggtcAAGGTAATTTAAACTATTAGCAATAAGACTCTCTCTTCaaacaatcagatttcaaatttgttctCACAGGGCCAGCCTTTGTACTGGCCCTTGATGACGTCACTAGTTGCAAACCAATTTCGACTGGCACAACACATCTGTTGTGATCTACACACCTTTAAttatcagcatctctggtgagtatgtatgtattttatttaaagttttatgtttatgtttttgtgatgaTATTAGATAATTATTGATTCTCAACTCCCCCAGATGTTGTTCATGGCACAGTTGCTGTCTGTTATATTGCGTTTTGCTATAGTagtgatggtttctataatggTGACaggatagtggtggtattaagagatGGATTAATCAGGTAAGCCTCCGTTGAAGGCCCAGGTACATGCAGGGCCCATCACTGATTACCCAGCATTATAGTCCCAAATCATTTCTTTCTTCGAGTTTTCATCAGTGAGCACGTTGCATTTTTCAGCATCCACATAATATCTTCTTTGTAATTTaataaatgattgtttgtttggagTCGTAGTTTGTTTTACAACCAAGTGACATGACAATTCATGTGTCGCAAAACCACTGAACAACCAACCGCAACACTATTAACAGATGGATATACAGATAGATAGATCCCCAGGGAAATTGAAAGGCTCAGATGTTCAGCTGCTCAACATATACACTAGGGATTAAGCATCATAAAGTGACGTATAAGGCTGAGCTCAGCGATCGTCCTCTCTGCCACTCCTCCTCATGCCTAATGAAAGTTGTACAAGTCTAATTGATGGCTTTGGGTAGGAAGCACAGAGGGTGCTCAGAGGTGTAAGACTGCAGCACGGTGGCAGTGACCGAGTGCATCCACTGGAGGAGGACCGAGCACCACCTGCACACTCTGCGGTAAGAGCGCCCCTATCTTCGCACTGAGAGGCTCTCCACCACACACGCATACGCGCACTCGCATTCGCGCGCACGTGCACGAAAGGATACAGGAGGATAGGTAGGGATACAGCTGCAGACAGGCAGATGTGTGATGCTCACACTCCGCCATGCAGTGGCCGTTTGCATTCACCGGTTTGAAGGTAAACTTTTACCCACCTTCGCATGCATTCGCCTCAGCCGCGCGGGGCTGTCATCGGTGTCATATCGCCTCAAGCCTTTACCATCGCCTGCGTTGAGGAGGGGTTGTGGCGATGGAGCCGACACAGTGGGCTGAAGTCGCAACAGATCCTGTTGAATAGAGACGTCGACACGCAGCCAAAAAGTCCCCTTCTCAGTGTGCGTCAGAGCTCGCACGGATCTATTGGATGTGATGGTCGCCGCTTGCCTACGACAAGGGATTAGTCATATTATATCCAAAACTGAGTGCATCCTCACCTATAGCACAACCCATCGCCCGCGTTTGGTCCGTTTTCACATGTAAGTATAAATGTTAGGAGCTGTGAGCAGCTAGGGGGGTAATAAAGGCGCATAGCACTGATATACCCCGATATTAATACTGGTTAACACAATTAAGTTTATTCATTGCAAAATATGCGTAGTAAACTCGACTGGTCTAACGATTCGTTTTGTACGTGTGTTTTTTTGCAGCTCCTTACAACATCAGGTTGCCAGTCGCaaggatcctttttttttttttttttttaatgtctccCATAAAATGGCAACCTGTAGTGACCAAAGAGGATCAAAAGACGCATGTGGAGGAATTAACCACCTGATGGAGACCACCAAAGAGACTGTGTGTGACTCACAATGCTGAGCACATcaaggctgctgctgctgcaagtGTGTGCGGAACGGGCCGGGCCCCCACGGCCCTCACCTTAGCTGGGAAAATGATGTCATATCAATTCTGGCGAAAGTTGATCATTAATTATCATTGGTGAGCGCACACGCAGTATGGATCTGATTGCGCGGGCTCCTGTTTTGATCCACAGCTGATCAGTCCATTCCTAATATACAACTTCAATCATCTGCCCTCCTTGCAGCTCACGGACCGAAGCTTCTAGCTGAAAATGGAGTTTGCGATGGTGGGAGCGGACGGCGGGTGCAACAGCCACCTGCCGTACGGGTACGCCCAAGCCCGCGCCCGGGAGAGGGAGCGAGAGAGGGAGCGCCAGGCGGCCCAGTCCAGAGCGGCGGCTGCGGCGGTGGCCGAGAGCGGATCCGGAGCGGATGGCGGAGGCGGCGGCTCTGAGGGGTCCACATCTTCATCCACCACCTCATCGGGCGCGCATCTCCTCAACAACCGCCAGCATCCGTCTCGCGCCGCCTCCTCCAGCGCCAACATCAgcagctcctcctcttcctcctcctcctcctccttctcctcctcctcctctcagcACCCCGAGAAGCAGAGACTCCTCAGAGAGCGCAAAAAGCAACGCGGCGTCGGACGCTGGAGACGCAGCCGGACCACTCTCGGCGGGGACCTGCGCCACTCCGAACTGGCGCTGCTCGGATCCGAGGAGGACATCATGATCGAAGAGGAAGAGTGCGCCGAGGAAGAGGGggaggacgacgaggaggacgacgaggaggagCGGGGAATCAAGCGCTCCGGTTTTTTGTGCCACAtggatgacgatgatgatgatgatgatgacgacgacgacgacgagacCGTCTCGATTACCGACAGACGTCCTCAGTCCGGATATGCGAATGTTTACAGCGAGTTGGGCTGCTGCGAGAGAGTTGTCATCAACGTGTCGGGCCTCAAGTTTGAAACTCAGCTCAAGACTCTCACTCAGTTCCCGAACACGCTCCTGGGTGACCCAGACAAGCGCATCCGCTACTTCGACCCGCTGAGGAACGAGTACTTCTTCGATCGCAACAGACCGAGTTTTGACGCGATTCTGTACTACTACCAGTCCGGGGGCCGCTTGAAAAGACCCGCCAATGTCCCTTTTGACATCTTCTCCGAGGAGGTGAAGTTTTACGAACTCGGACAGGAGGCCATTGTGAAGTTTCGAGAGGACGAGGGTTTCGTCAAAGAGGAGGAGAAGCCTCTGCCGGAGGACGAGTTCAAGCGGCAAATTTGGTTGCTGTTCGAGTACCCGGAGAGCTCCAGTCCGGCCCGAGGCATCGCGGTGGTGTCCGTGCTGGTCATCGTCATCTCCATCGTCATCTTCTGCCTGGAGACGCTGCCCGAGTTCAGGGACGACAAGGAGTACTTGCAGCCCCGACACAACTCCACGCAGCCGGACCGCGGCTTCACCCCCTTCAACGACCCCTTTTTCATCGTGGAGACCGTGTGCATCATTTGGTTCTCCTTTGAGATCGTAGTGCGCTTCTTCGCGAGCCCCAGTAAAACGGCGTTCTTTAAGAACATCATGAACTCCATTGACATTGTTTCCATTCTGCCTTACTTCATCACCCTGGGCACGGACCTGGCGCAGCACCAAGGCAACGGGCAGCAGGCGATGAGCTTCGCCATCCTGAGAATCATCCGCCTGGTTAGGGTGTTCCGCATCTTCAAGCTGTCCAGACACTCCAAGGGCCTCCAGATCCTGGGCCACACTCTGCGCGCCAGCATGAGGGAGCTGGCCCTGCTCATCTTCTTCCTGGTCATCGGCGTCATCCTTTTCTCCAGCGCCGTTTACTTCGCCGAGGCGGACGAGCCCACCTCGCAGTTCACCAGCATCCCGGACGCCTTCTGGTGGGCCGTGGTGACTATGACCACGGTGGGCTACGGGGACATGAAGCCCATCACCGTGGGTGGCAAGATCGTGGGCTCCCTGTGCGCCATAGCTGGCGTCTTAACTATCGCGCTCCCGGTGCCGGTCATAGTGTCGAACTTCAACTACTTTTACCACCGCGAGACCGACAACAACGAAGACCAGGCGCAACCGGCGGTCGAGAGCATGCCGCCCGGATGCCCCTACTTCCCGGACTTTTTGCGCCAATTGAAAGGCTCGCCGTCCGGCTCCTCGCTGGGGGACAAAGCCGAGTACATGGAGATGGAAGAAGGGGTGACGGAGTCATTGTGCGGCCTGGACAAGAGCCCCAGTAAAGGCAACAACGGCACAGACATAAGCAGAAGGAACAGCACTAACTCCAAATCCATTCAGACTGACGTgtgattacaaatatttttcttttcccggaggaaaaaaaaacaaacaaaaaaaaatacacatttaatatatatTGTTAGTCACCCAAACAAGTTTGACGCACGGGTCGTGAAGAGCTCCCCCTTTCGCCCAACTCCTTCTCCTtcaccgcctcctcctcctctctagATGCGCTTAGAGGTCACCATGGTTACCAGGTCACACAAGTTCCAAACACAGCTTGCCCACAACGCGAAGACCGATATATGTCACATGACTCATTGATTTAGAGAGTCTAACTTTTGCTGGCTTCCAAATTAGACATATGATGATGGCATTATAGAAAAGATAGGCTCTGCACTCGCACTTTATGAGTTTAATCTATCAATAGCAGGTATAATATCGATAGTCAATTTGTTCTTATACAATAAAGCCTCGTTTTATTTGCACTCAAGAGGATTTTGTGCTGGATTAACATATTTTTAGAAACAACTAGATATTCttccatcatttaaaaaatattcaaagagACTTTTTGAAAAGAGTTGAATATTATGAACCCCTGCCAAAGAAAATGAATCTCCTAC
This sequence is a window from Phycodurus eques isolate BA_2022a chromosome 2, UOR_Pequ_1.1, whole genome shotgun sequence. Protein-coding genes within it:
- the kcna4 gene encoding potassium voltage-gated channel subfamily A member 1 encodes the protein MEFAMVGADGGCNSHLPYGYAQARARERERERERQAAQSRAAAAAVAESGSGADGGGGGSEGSTSSSTTSSGAHLLNNRQHPSRAASSSANISSSSSSSSSSSFSSSSSQHPEKQRLLRERKKQRGVGRWRRSRTTLGGDLRHSELALLGSEEDIMIEEEECAEEEGEDDEEDDEEERGIKRSGFLCHMDDDDDDDDDDDDDETVSITDRRPQSGYANVYSELGCCERVVINVSGLKFETQLKTLTQFPNTLLGDPDKRIRYFDPLRNEYFFDRNRPSFDAILYYYQSGGRLKRPANVPFDIFSEEVKFYELGQEAIVKFREDEGFVKEEEKPLPEDEFKRQIWLLFEYPESSSPARGIAVVSVLVIVISIVIFCLETLPEFRDDKEYLQPRHNSTQPDRGFTPFNDPFFIVETVCIIWFSFEIVVRFFASPSKTAFFKNIMNSIDIVSILPYFITLGTDLAQHQGNGQQAMSFAILRIIRLVRVFRIFKLSRHSKGLQILGHTLRASMRELALLIFFLVIGVILFSSAVYFAEADEPTSQFTSIPDAFWWAVVTMTTVGYGDMKPITVGGKIVGSLCAIAGVLTIALPVPVIVSNFNYFYHRETDNNEDQAQPAVESMPPGCPYFPDFLRQLKGSPSGSSLGDKAEYMEMEEGVTESLCGLDKSPSKGNNGTDISRRNSTNSKSIQTDV